One region of Oncorhynchus mykiss isolate Arlee chromosome 8, USDA_OmykA_1.1, whole genome shotgun sequence genomic DNA includes:
- the LOC110530805 gene encoding lipoprotein lipase has protein sequence MGKEIPWLIIIGICIKSSCESLFNTETPVLGNGTNWIRDYTDIETKFSVRSVEEPEEDLCYLVPGDKNTVTRCGFNISLPTFAIIHGWSVAGLFASWIHELVAALFERVPNANVIVVDWLDRAQHHYPNSAANTKLVGEDVARLINWLEVDLKYDLKNLHLLGYSLGAHVAGVAGNLTNNKVNRITGMDPAGPRFEYAEHLNRLSPDDATFVDVLHTNTRGSPDLSIGIQRPVGHVDIYPNGGTEQPGCSFRHTVDMMRSFGLHNMDQIVKCAHERSVHLFIDSLVNKQQQSMAYRCNSKDAFDRGLCLSCRKNRCNNMGFGVNKIRTTRSAKMYLKTGASMPFKVFHYQMKFHVFKQQNLSLNEQPFIVSLYGTHGEKEDVQLLLSNVTTNTTVSFLLTTDVDLGELLRVTLQWDSDSYFSFFNSNEFMVRRIRVKTGETQSKVIFRAESDGKFAHLVQGGDPVTFSKSKEDQNSRTHERIHRLKMQGSFFKQGLNDAATDTSSSSSPPSPEH, from the exons ATGGGAAAGGAAATCCCCTGGTTGATCATAATTGGGATTTGTATCAAGTCATCATGTGAGTCTCTCTTCAACACTGAAACTCCTGTTCTCG gCAACGGTACAAACTGGATACGGGACTACACTGATATAGAGACCAAGTTCTCAGTGCGTTCAGTCGAGGAGCCAGAGGAGGATCTGTGTTACCTGGTGCCAGGCGATAAGAATACAGTCACACGGTGTGGCTTCAACATCAGCTTACCCACGTTCGCCATCATACATGGCTGGTCG GTGGCAGGTCTGTTTGCGAGCTGGATCCACGAGCTGGTAGCGGCCCTGTTTGAGCGTGTGCCCAATGCCAACGTTATAGTGGTGGACTGGCTGGATCGGGCCCAGCACCACTACCCCAACTCCGCTGCCAACACCAAGCTGGTTGGAGAGGATGTGGCAAGGCTCATCAACTGGCTGGAG GTGGATCTGAAGTATGACCTGAAGAACCTCCACCTGCTGGGCTACAGCCTGGGAGCACACGTGGCTGGCGTAGCTGGAAACCTGACCAACAACAAGGTCAACAGGATCACTG GCATGGATCCGGCTGGGCCTCGGTTCGAATACGCTGAGCACCTAAACCGCCTGTCTCCTGACGATGCAACATTTGTGGACGTCCTCCACACCAACACCAGGGGGTCTCCAGATCTCAGTATCGGTATCCAGAGACCTGTGGGCCACGTGGACATCTACCCCAATGGAGGAACCGAGCAGCCAGGCTGCTCCTTCCGGCACACCGTAGACATGATGAGAAGCTTTGGCCTCCACA ACATGGATCAGATCGTGAAGTGCGCCCATGAGCGCTCTGTGCACCTGTTCATCGACTCGCTGGTGAACAAACAGCAGCAAAGCATGGCCTACCGCTGCAACTCCAAAGACGCTTTCGACAGGGGCCTGTGTCTCAGTTGCCGTAAGAACCGCTGCAACAACATGGGCTTCGGGGTCAACAAGATACGCACCACCAGGAGCGCCAAGATGTACCTGAAGACCGGCGCCAGTATGCCCTTCAAAG TCTTCCACTACCAGATGAAGTTCCATGTCTTCAAGCAGCAGAACCTGAGTCTGAACGAGCAGCCCTTCATAGTGTCTCTTTATGGAACCCACGGAGAGAAGGAGGACGTCCAACTCCTTCT GTCCAACGTGACCACCAACACCACCGTGTCCTTCCTACTGACCACTGACGTAGACCTGGGAGAGCTGCTGAGAGTCACTCTGCAGTGGGACAGTGACTCCTACTTCTCTTTCTTCAACTCAAACGAGTTCATGGTCCGCAGGATTAGAGTCAAAACGGGAGAGACCCAGTCCAA GGTGATTTTCAGAGCAGAAAGTGACGGGAAGTTTGCTCACCTGGTCCAAGGAGGTGACCCTGTGACCTTCTCCAAGTCTAAAGAGGATCAGAACAGCAGGACGCATGAGAG AATCCACAGACTGAAGATGCAGGGCAGCTTCTTCAAACAAGGCCTGAACGACGCGGCCACAGACACATCATCGTCATCGTCACCCCCATCACCAGAGCATTGA